One Denticeps clupeoides chromosome 3, fDenClu1.1, whole genome shotgun sequence DNA window includes the following coding sequences:
- the ess2 gene encoding splicing factor ESS-2 homolog, with protein sequence MELSAMEGVVAKSAVSDSLALVVKKPAEEPLKSNRKVLDEEDYIESLEKIIQRDFFPDVTKLQAQKDYLNAEENGDLEKMREIAIKYGSTPNRFTPRSSVPYVTPASFETPEGRPSSPSSKHRAGMRGSEDVTEKDEEKELPCLDRFLSKNTSEDNASFEQIMELAKDKEKLRHAWLYEAEEEFRQRHEENLALPSSEKQALECVKAGLETWEYKAKNALMYYPEGVKDDDSVFKKPREVIHKNTRFSGDPFSKALNKSQIQQAAALNAQYKLGKVGPDGKELLPHESPKVNGYGFEGTPSPAPGVAESPLMTWGEIESTPFRLEGSDTPYIERTHGPSFKIPEPGRRERLGLKMANEAAAKNRAKKQEALRKVTENLASLTPKGLSPALSPALQRLVNRASSKYTDKALRASYTPSPSHRSTGCKTPLGGLATPHGTPTPGKSRTPASQDPASITDDLLQLPKRRKASDFF encoded by the exons ATGGAGCTATCCGCAATGGAAGGCGTTGTTGCGAAGAGCGCTGTGTCGGACTCTCTGGCTCTGGTCGTAAAGAAGCCCGCCGAAGAACCGCTTAAAAGCAACAGGAAGGTTCTCGACGAGGAGGACTACATAGAG agTTTAGAGAAGATCATTCAGAGGGACTTCTTCCCTGATGTCACCAAGCTACAAGCCCAGAAGGACTACCTGAATGCCGAAGAAAATGGTGACCTTGAGAAAATGAGGGAAATAGCCATTAAATATGGATCGACTCCGAACAGATTCACCCCACGTTCCTCTGTGCCAT ACGTGACACCAGCTTCTTTTGAGACACCGGAGGGCCGTCCATCATCTCCTTCATCTAAGCACAGGGCTGGAATGAGAGGGTCAGAAGATG TCACAGAAAAGGATGAGGAGAAGGAGCTTCCCTGTCTGGATCGTTTCCTTTCTAAAAACACAAGTGAGGATAATGCGTCCTTTGAGCAAATCATGGAGCTTGCGAAGGACAAGGAGAAATTGAGGCATGCATGGCTTTATGAGGCTGAAGAGGAGTTCAGACAG CGCCATGAAGAAAACCTTGCATTGCCATCTTCTGAGAAGCAAGCCCTTGAGTGTGTGAAGGCAGGTCTGGAGACCTGGGAATACAAAGCCAAAAATGCTTTAATGTACTACCCTGAAG gcGTGAAAGATGATGACAGCGTTTTTAAGAAACCGAGGGAAGTGATTCACAAGAACACGAGGTTTTCTGGGGACCCTTTCAGTAAAGCCTTGAACAAAAGCCAGATACAGCAGGCGGCTGCCCTTAATGCACAG tacaaaCTAGGGAAGGTTGGACCAGATGGAAAAGAGCTCCTTCCGCATGAGTCTCCCAAAGTCAATGGTTATGGATTTGAGGGAACACCTTCACCTGCACCTG GAGTGGCTGAATCTCCCTTGATGACCTGGGGAGAGATTGAAAGCACCCCTTTTCGCTTAGAAGGCTCAGACACCCCTTACATTGAGAGAACCCATGGTCCATCTTTCAAG ATTCCAGAGCCGGGTCGAAGAGAGCGTTTAGGTCTGAAAATGGCAAATGAGGCTGCAGccaaaaacagagcaaaaaaacagGAGGCATTGCGCAAGGTCACCGAAAACCTTGCAAG TCTCACGCCAAAGGGACTAAGCCCAGCGCTGTCCCCTGCCCTTCAGAGGCTCGTCAACAGGGCATCCAGCAAGTACACAGATAAAGCCTTAAGGGCCAGCTACACCCCATCACCTTCACACAGGAGCACTGGCTGTAAGACGCCCCTTGGAGGACTGGCCACACCTCACGGGACTCCAACGCCAGGCAAATCCAGGACCCCGGCATCTCAGGACCCAGCCTCCATCACTGATGATCTTCTCCAGCTACCAAAGCGAAGAAAAGCCTCTGACTTCTTCTGA
- the LOC114786274 gene encoding probable flavin-containing monoamine oxidase A has translation MFDVVVVGAGLSGLSAAELLLRRDARLRVLVLEGKGRVGGRTLTQELPAANGPDLWDLGGQWVGSSQTHVMNLIEELGIEVYPQYTEGKKVHHMGGPAAKVRTYTGSIPSFSPLVLLDFSLFLWKINRLSKSVSVEDPLSSPNALLYDSMTLASFVEKNIWTRELKEELGLCTRAVFGMEPSQMSFLYFLMYSAAAGGVMRLLETSSGSAQEFKIKGGAQHLSERLAERVGRECVRLGSPVTAIWQDADSVEVRTESECFTGRAVIITCPPHMAAKLHYQPALPAGRQRLMQCMPVGHMLKFIITYPTAFWREKGFSGEIVARPSKDCPLSATFDATTPKGNAALVGFIAGVQACDWSVKKKEERRDAVVSSLVKYLGPEASAYIQYVEKDWSEEEYNGGCPVNVMVPGMLTFYHPSLRSPCGRVYWAGTETATQWCGYMSGAIQSGQRAALQVLARLSPDCLSQEDRDAAQALENRHKKPASSTGSCCFRAGLALMVLAVGAALALSRCRIGKGRDFFRFF, from the exons ATGTTCGACGTGGTCGTGGTGGGTGCGGGTCTCTCCGGCCTGAGCGCCGCCgagctgctgctgaggagaGACGCGCGGCTCagggtgctggtgctggaggGGAAAG GTCGAGTTGGTGGACGAACTCTGACCCAGGAGCTGCCAGCCGCTAATGGCCCTGACCTTTGGGATCTTGGGGGTCAGTGGGTTGGCAG CTCACAGACCCATGTCATGAATCTCATAGAAGAGCTCGGTATTGAGGTCTATCCGCAATACACCGAGGGCAAGAAGGTTCACCATATGGGTGGCCCTGCTGCCAAGGTTCGCACCTACACTGGCTCCATCCCCTCCTTTTCCCCTCTGGTCCTGCTGGACTTCAGCCTCTTCTTGTGGAAG ATAAACAGATTGTCCAAGTCTGTGTCAGTGGAAGACCCGCTCAGCAGCCCAAATGCCCTGCTCTACGACAGCATGACGCTTGCCTCCTTTGTGGAGAAGAACATTTGGACCAGAG AGCTGAAGGAAGAGCTGGGGCTGTGCACCCGGGCTGTGTTTGGGATGGAGCCCTCCCAGATGTCCTTTCTCTACTTCCTGATGTACTCCGCCGCGGCCGGGGGCGTCATGCGGCTTCTGGAGACCTCCTCCGGATCGGCCCAGGAGTTCAAGATTAAG GGGGGCGCCCAGCACCTGTCCGAGCGGCTGGCGGAGCGAGTGGGCAGGGAGTGCGTGAGGCTGGGCTCGCCCGTGACGGCCATATGGCAG GATGCTGACAGCGTAGAAGTACGGACGGAGAGTGAATGCTTCACCGGCAGGGCTGTGATTATCACTTGCCCTCCTCACATGGCAG CAAAGCTCCACTACCAGCCTGCCCTTCCCGCGGGCAGACAGAGGCTTATGCAGTGCATGCCCGTGGGCCACATGCTCAAGTTCATCATCACCTACCCTACC GCATTCTGGAGGGAGAAGGGCTTCTCTGGGGAGATTGTCGCCCGGCCCTCCAAGGACTGCCCCTTGAGTGCCACGTTTGATGCCACCACTCCCAAGGGTAATGCTGCACTGGTGGGATTCATCGCAGGAGTCCAGGCATGTGACTGGAGCGTCAagaag AAGGAAGAGCGCAGAGATGCTGTTGTTTCCAGCCTGGTGAAATATCTCGGCCCTGAGGCATCTGCCTACATACAGTATGTTGAGAAA GACTGGTCTGAGGAAGAATATAATGGAGGGTGCCCTGTGAACGTCATGGTCCCTGGAATGCTCACATTTTATCACCCAAGTCTTCGTAGTCCCTGTGGCAG GGTTTATTGGGCTGGCACAGAAACTGCCACCCAGTGGTGTGGGTACATGAGCGGCGCCATCCAGTCGGGCCAGCGGGCAGCGCTACAGGTCCTGGCTCGCCTGTCCCCTGACTGTCTTTCTCAAGAGGACCGAGATGCGGCTCAGGCTTTGGAGAATCGGCATAAGAAACCAGCTTCCTCAACTGGATCCTGCTGCTTCCGCGCTGGCCTGGCGCTGATGGTGCTGGCAGTGGGCGCAGCTCTTGCATTGTCCAGGTGCCGCATCGGCAAGGGCAGAGATTTTTTTCGGTTCTTTTAG